GGGGCGTGAAGAGTTGAATGCAGTCATAGCGATCTTAAAACCATCGCCTTCTTCACCTACCCTGTATTTCTTATGCACTTTAACGTTGTCCAGGATAAGCTCCGATGTGTCTGAACACCGCATCCCCATCTTTTTCTCGCTTTTACCGATCGATATTCCTTCCCAGTCGCGGTCCAGCAAGAAAAAGCACTGCCCGCGGTGCTTCTTACTCTTATCCAAGGTCGCCAAAACCGCGTATTTACTGGCATAGCGAGCGTTAGTGATAAAGCATTTAGTCCCGTTCAGAATGTAGTAATCGCCGTCCTTTTTAGCGCTGGTAGATATATTGGCTACGTCCGATCCGGCACCAGGTTCGGTCACCGCATAGGAAGCCAGTTGGCCCTCGTTGCATATCCCGGTGAACCACCATTCTTTTTGTTCCTCGGTCCCGGCATACACCACCGGCTCAGAAGCCAACATATTGGCCAAAGGAGTTATGGCAATGCCCAGACAACCTTTACAGATCTCCTCGACTACCATACAGAGGGTAACGTTGTCAAAAGCCATCCCATTGTACTTTTCTGGCGCATTCATGCACCCTATCCCGAGCTCCTGCATTTTCTTGACTACCGGCCACGGAAACTCCTCGGTCTCGTCGTAATACTGCCTCACCGGAACGATTTCATTCTCCGTGAATTTTCTGACTGTTCTCTGCAAAGCCAGTTGATCTTCGTTATAATCGAACCCTAAAGCCAAACCGCTCTCCTCCCCCCTCTAAAGATCAGCCGCTATTTCTGGCAAGCCCCTGATTCCAGCCTTTCACCCCCTTGCAGGTTTCTTACCTTATGTGCTCAGCAACACCCGTGCCAAGATTGTCCTGTTTACAACCCTTTTAAATTTGGGGTTCAGACTTGCTCTTAACAAACACGATCGGCGATTCTGGCCAATAATCCGATTTCGATTTCTCTTTCTTTGAATAGAGGAGGCATATCGGATCTGCTAGATCATCCAAAACCCGTGGCCGATTCCACCATATTAGCTAAAAAGTAAAGGCGCCTCCATTGTTTCGGACAGTGGAAGCGCCAATTTTTCTTGCCCGTCAAAGCTATTTACCTGTCAATGCTACTCTGCTATAATATCAGTGACGCGCCCGTAGCTCAGGGGATAGAGCGCTGGCCTCCGGAGCCAGGTGCACAGGTTCGATTCCTGTCGGGCGCACCATTTTCATGTATGATTATGATTTAGATGCTCATTTACGCAGATTTTTCAAAACAATAATCATAGGCTATTTTACTGCGAAAAAGTCACCAAAAGAGTTTTGACCTTACATATTGCAGCCGTTTCCAGTTCTAACGGTAAGTACGGAAACCAAGGGGACGGTTCCCGTGGTTTATTTTTAAAAATAAACCACGGGAACCGTCCCCTTGGTCCTCAAA
The sequence above is drawn from the Syntrophothermus lipocalidus DSM 12680 genome and encodes:
- a CDS encoding acyl-CoA dehydrogenase family protein — translated: MALGFDYNEDQLALQRTVRKFTENEIVPVRQYYDETEEFPWPVVKKMQELGIGCMNAPEKYNGMAFDNVTLCMVVEEICKGCLGIAITPLANMLASEPVVYAGTEEQKEWWFTGICNEGQLASYAVTEPGAGSDVANISTSAKKDGDYYILNGTKCFITNARYASKYAVLATLDKSKKHRGQCFFLLDRDWEGISIGKSEKKMGMRCSDTSELILDNVKVHKKYRVGEEGDGFKIAMTAFNSSRPFIAAASVGVATGAFEVARDYAKQRVAFGRPIADFQAIQFMLADMAMEIEAARLLWQKAAWQLDNKHPLEAAQLSAISKCYAADIAMKIATDAVQILGGYGFCRDYPAEKMMRDAKILQIFEGTSQIQRIIIARNLLG